A region from the Pelagovum pacificum genome encodes:
- a CDS encoding carbohydrate ABC transporter permease, protein MSDATLGRAPAVRRRTSRFGPRLRRQITSVVLAAVCVVWVYPLVWMISASFKSNNEIFASTGLIPDNPTFENYTNAWVEANIGRYFFNTLFVTVGSVMVTTIAAALMGYVLGRRPIPGKAVLMGLMVFTLFIPQGYTIIPVFELLTSLGLGQSLWGLMLATCGHSIVIFTLLFAGYFTQLPNELEEASRMDGVGPVKTFWYVMLPLSKPIIVTVIVMQTLQAWNDFLLPLVVTLANPSMRTLSVGVYSFRGEHFIDWGGMTAASAITIVPVIILFLFLQRYFIDGLAGAVKG, encoded by the coding sequence ATGTCTGACGCAACGCTCGGTCGCGCGCCCGCCGTCCGGCGGCGCACCTCCCGCTTCGGACCGCGTCTGAGGCGGCAGATCACGTCGGTCGTGCTGGCCGCGGTCTGCGTGGTCTGGGTCTACCCGCTGGTCTGGATGATCTCGGCCTCGTTCAAGTCCAACAACGAGATCTTCGCCTCCACGGGCCTGATCCCGGACAATCCGACGTTCGAGAATTACACCAACGCCTGGGTCGAGGCGAACATCGGGCGCTACTTCTTCAACACGCTCTTCGTCACGGTCGGCTCCGTGATGGTCACCACGATCGCGGCGGCGCTGATGGGCTATGTGCTGGGCCGCAGGCCGATCCCGGGGAAGGCGGTACTGATGGGGCTGATGGTCTTCACCCTCTTCATACCGCAGGGCTACACGATCATCCCGGTGTTCGAACTGCTGACGTCGCTCGGCCTCGGCCAGTCGCTCTGGGGGCTGATGCTGGCGACATGCGGCCATTCCATTGTGATCTTCACGCTGCTCTTCGCGGGCTACTTCACCCAGCTTCCGAACGAGCTGGAGGAGGCGTCACGCATGGATGGCGTCGGCCCGGTGAAGACCTTCTGGTACGTGATGCTGCCGCTGTCGAAGCCGATCATCGTGACCGTCATCGTGATGCAGACGCTGCAGGCGTGGAACGACTTCCTCCTGCCGCTGGTCGTCACGCTGGCGAACCCGTCGATGCGCACGCTGTCGGTCGGCGTCTACTCCTTCCGGGGCGAGCACTTCATCGATTGGGGCGGCATGACCGCGGCGTCGGCGATCACGATCGTGCCGGTCATCATCCTGTTCCTGTTCCTGCAACGCTACTTCATCGACGGCCTCGCCGGCGCGGTGAAGGGCTGA
- a CDS encoding carbohydrate ABC transporter permease: MAASAGNLDPGRPDTPPRKGLGQRIWAHRIDYLFLVPGLIVFGAFILWPMIASQYFSLLDWSGFDANRVFVGLDNYRELLQDEFFIAAFWRSMLFTLATVPLQMVLSLVLAIILNNKLLKLSTLFRTMIFLPVVTPVAVIAIVMALMLSPFNGPINGLLLEGGLIPRAIDFLGSPQLVLWSLAAIFVWKWSGVTLIYWLAALQTVPDELYEAAKLDGVKGWQTTIFVILPIVAPFAVVIGLISAIAALNVFPLIQATTQGGPFFASEVMEVFIFRTAFAPSPGVFPRLGYASAAGVLFGLAIMVLTIFQILAVRHARRKDPSNV; the protein is encoded by the coding sequence ATGGCCGCTTCCGCTGGCAATCTCGATCCGGGACGCCCGGACACGCCGCCGCGCAAGGGACTGGGGCAGAGGATCTGGGCACACCGGATCGACTACCTGTTCCTCGTGCCGGGGCTGATCGTCTTCGGCGCCTTCATCCTCTGGCCGATGATCGCGTCGCAATATTTCTCGCTGCTGGACTGGTCCGGTTTCGATGCGAACCGGGTGTTCGTCGGGCTCGACAACTACCGCGAGCTTCTGCAGGACGAGTTCTTCATCGCCGCCTTCTGGCGCTCGATGCTGTTCACGCTGGCGACCGTGCCGCTGCAGATGGTGCTGAGCCTCGTGCTCGCCATCATCCTCAACAACAAGCTGCTGAAGCTGTCGACGCTGTTCCGGACGATGATCTTCCTGCCGGTGGTCACGCCGGTCGCGGTGATCGCCATCGTCATGGCGCTGATGCTGTCGCCCTTCAACGGGCCGATCAACGGGCTGCTGCTTGAAGGGGGGCTGATCCCGCGCGCGATCGACTTCCTCGGCTCGCCGCAGCTGGTCCTCTGGTCGCTGGCGGCGATCTTCGTGTGGAAGTGGTCTGGCGTGACGCTGATCTACTGGCTCGCCGCGCTTCAGACCGTGCCGGACGAGTTGTACGAGGCGGCGAAGCTCGATGGCGTGAAAGGCTGGCAGACAACGATCTTCGTGATCCTGCCGATCGTCGCGCCGTTCGCGGTGGTCATCGGTCTGATCTCCGCCATCGCGGCGCTGAACGTCTTCCCGCTGATCCAGGCGACGACGCAGGGCGGGCCGTTCTTCGCCTCCGAGGTGATGGAGGTCTTCATTTTCCGCACCGCCTTCGCCCCGTCGCCCGGCGTGTTCCCGCGCCTCGGCTACGCGAGCGCGGCAGGCGTGCTCTTCGGCCTCGCGATCATGGTGCTGACGATCTTCCAGATCCTCGCCGTGCGCCACGCTCGCAGGAAGGACCCGTCCAATGTCTGA
- a CDS encoding ABC transporter substrate-binding protein produces the protein MIRTPRGLSRREFLGTASAAGLAAVAGPVVAQQYGIGDSPIDLPAPDGPLRWLDSGDQKAVFFEAFLEEYKNQNGIDVVYDGLPWSEIATVVPLGVRNGTAPDAFTLPLDMPPAVAISEGWVQPLDPLIPDIEEWKAGFPTGSFIEGVNMMDGQTYGLPFTSDRRSSCLLLFGQEAMSLTDFQPGPDNPLTWEEFRTAARQITENSGGRTPGFIIGGAQVNRWRDATIHLATRAGAHCGTSGFVTGFDYTTGEYVIDSEEFVGAVELLLAMRDDGSTFPGLMSLNAPQARAFVAQGNAGMILQGPWNVPIWEANNPDFDFGMAMTPAPEGANGKTYTDSLPATANMMFLNAASKNPEYAADVFRIMGTLEGQTAWANVVGPADPAIFPEANNQADLSERSRQVLAIQEEQVRATPVPYSASTGFVEVARVFIEPTPNLAQTVQGLFSGQLQGVQETLTKVNDAMSAALDAAIEEANGNGAEVTRDMLVFEDWDPMQDYG, from the coding sequence ATGATACGAACCCCACGTGGCCTGTCGCGCCGCGAGTTTCTGGGCACCGCAAGTGCCGCCGGCCTCGCCGCCGTCGCCGGACCCGTCGTCGCACAGCAATACGGCATCGGTGATTCGCCGATCGACCTGCCCGCGCCGGACGGCCCACTGCGCTGGCTTGACAGTGGCGACCAGAAAGCCGTCTTTTTCGAGGCCTTTCTTGAGGAATACAAGAATCAGAACGGTATCGACGTCGTCTATGACGGCCTGCCGTGGAGCGAGATCGCGACCGTCGTGCCGCTCGGCGTGCGCAATGGCACCGCGCCGGATGCCTTCACGCTGCCGCTCGACATGCCGCCCGCCGTCGCCATCTCGGAAGGGTGGGTGCAGCCGCTCGATCCGCTGATCCCCGACATCGAAGAGTGGAAAGCCGGCTTCCCGACGGGCTCCTTCATCGAGGGCGTCAACATGATGGACGGCCAGACCTATGGCCTGCCCTTCACCTCCGACCGCCGGTCGTCCTGCCTGCTGTTGTTCGGGCAGGAGGCGATGTCCCTCACCGACTTCCAGCCGGGCCCCGACAACCCGCTGACGTGGGAAGAATTCCGCACCGCCGCACGGCAGATCACAGAGAACTCGGGCGGCCGTACGCCGGGCTTCATCATCGGGGGCGCGCAGGTGAACCGCTGGCGCGACGCGACCATCCACCTCGCCACGCGTGCGGGCGCCCATTGCGGCACCTCGGGCTTCGTCACCGGCTTCGACTACACGACCGGGGAATACGTGATCGACAGTGAGGAGTTCGTCGGCGCGGTCGAATTGCTGCTCGCCATGCGGGACGACGGGTCGACCTTCCCCGGCCTGATGAGCCTCAACGCGCCGCAGGCCCGCGCCTTCGTGGCGCAGGGCAACGCGGGCATGATCCTGCAAGGCCCGTGGAACGTCCCGATCTGGGAAGCCAACAACCCCGACTTCGACTTCGGCATGGCGATGACGCCCGCACCGGAAGGGGCGAACGGCAAGACCTACACCGACTCGCTGCCGGCGACGGCGAACATGATGTTCCTCAACGCAGCCTCGAAGAACCCGGAATACGCGGCCGACGTGTTCCGCATCATGGGCACGCTCGAGGGCCAGACGGCATGGGCCAACGTGGTCGGCCCTGCCGACCCGGCAATCTTCCCCGAGGCGAACAACCAGGCAGATCTGTCCGAGCGCTCGCGCCAGGTCCTCGCCATCCAGGAGGAGCAGGTCCGCGCGACGCCGGTGCCCTACTCGGCCAGCACCGGCTTCGTAGAGGTCGCCCGGGTCTTCATCGAGCCGACGCCGAACCTCGCGCAGACGGTTCAGGGGTTGTTCTCCGGTCAGCTTCAGGGCGTTCAGGAGACCCTCACCAAGGTGAACGACGCGATGAGCGCGGCGCTCGATGCCGCCATCGAAGAGGCGAACGGCAACGGTGCCGAGGTTACTCGCGACATGCTCGTCTTCGAGGACTGGGATCCGATGCAGGACTACGGCTGA
- a CDS encoding LysR family transcriptional regulator, translating into MTHLFRLQAIVEEGSLRRAALRLNVTQPALSRSVAQIEERLGQPLLERHARGVLPTPFGEKVLTSVMRLSRQWELAEEELLSTSVDPKGKISIDAGPLWRTVVLPQLFDPLQKAHPNLEIDLTNLAQGSGVEKLLDGRIDALFGGLQFASDLPPRLVARAFTTFHDRVVAREDHPILSLRGDDGEIPVEALLDYPWLVYTADPIYEIETVHAANERLGRTPDIRITTQSLMSAINILQRSDCVSILPDAAVTNTVNPSVIALPVALGRRTAKSGVIFREEMAEWPPLVTLLDLCEAHFGGASAAVQA; encoded by the coding sequence ATGACCCACCTCTTCCGACTCCAGGCCATCGTGGAGGAAGGAAGCCTGCGCCGCGCCGCGCTTCGGCTGAACGTCACCCAGCCTGCCTTGTCGCGCTCTGTCGCGCAGATCGAGGAGCGGCTTGGCCAACCCCTGCTGGAGCGGCACGCGCGTGGCGTTCTGCCGACGCCGTTCGGGGAAAAGGTGCTGACCTCGGTCATGCGCCTGTCGCGGCAATGGGAGCTGGCGGAAGAAGAGCTTCTGTCGACCTCCGTCGATCCGAAGGGCAAGATCAGCATCGACGCCGGTCCGCTCTGGCGGACGGTGGTGCTGCCGCAGCTGTTCGACCCGCTCCAGAAGGCGCATCCCAACCTCGAGATCGACCTGACGAATCTCGCGCAGGGGTCTGGGGTGGAGAAGCTGCTCGACGGGCGCATCGACGCCCTGTTCGGCGGGCTGCAGTTCGCGTCCGATCTGCCACCGCGGCTGGTCGCGCGCGCCTTTACCACCTTCCACGACCGGGTCGTCGCGCGTGAGGATCACCCGATCCTGTCGCTGAGGGGCGACGACGGCGAAATCCCCGTAGAGGCGCTGCTCGACTATCCCTGGCTCGTCTACACCGCGGACCCGATTTACGAGATCGAGACGGTTCACGCCGCGAACGAGCGGCTTGGCCGGACTCCCGACATCCGCATCACGACGCAGTCGCTGATGTCGGCGATCAACATTTTGCAGCGGTCCGACTGCGTGAGCATCCTGCCGGACGCGGCCGTCACCAACACCGTGAACCCGAGCGTGATCGCCCTGCCCGTCGCGCTTGGCCGGCGCACCGCGAAGTCCGGCGTGATATTCCGGGAGGAGATGGCCGAGTGGCCGCCGCTGGTCACGCTGCTCGACCTTTGCGAAGCCCATTTCGGCGGAGCGTCCGCCGCCGTTCAGGCCTGA
- a CDS encoding sulfatase family protein: MTTPQGRPHIFLVMTDQQRFDTIRETGASWMHTPTLDRLAREGVVFDNCFVNAPSCVPSRAALFSGVEPHCSGVLRNGQSWQRTWVPAMAEAGYHCVSVGKMHTIPYDADAGFHERFVVENKDRFYEGRWFADELDKAIAAHKLEKPSRAGYRTLPDYRDRLGAVDWTLPRHLHPDVFVAETARWWLSTRPRPDRLFMQIGLPGPHPPYDPTPDEVARYEAMEDLPLPEVTEDELASLPAYLKEKRRHDVEVDHDAVAWKLEPTEAELRRLRAHYYANVTMIDDEVGKLIATLEESGYLENSVIIFMSDHGDALGDHGLSQKWSMYEPVTKVPAIVWAPGRCAPRRLDGLCQLFDFGPTILDLAGAKQPVPCHAQSLLRALKGEPWEGRDFVVCEQAGDVSMTGARLVSMIRDDRWKAVFIEGAEDGQLFDLATDPEERRNLWSDPDHAEELRRLRDEFAAWRTRTMLEAMDLFADAR, encoded by the coding sequence ATGACGACGCCCCAAGGCCGTCCGCATATCTTCCTCGTGATGACCGACCAGCAGCGGTTCGACACGATCCGCGAGACCGGCGCGAGCTGGATGCATACCCCGACGCTCGACAGGTTGGCACGCGAAGGAGTGGTGTTCGATAATTGTTTCGTCAACGCACCATCCTGCGTGCCGTCGCGTGCCGCGCTGTTTTCCGGCGTCGAACCTCATTGTTCGGGCGTCCTGCGCAACGGTCAGTCTTGGCAGCGGACCTGGGTACCGGCGATGGCCGAAGCCGGCTATCACTGCGTCTCTGTCGGCAAGATGCACACCATCCCCTACGACGCTGACGCCGGGTTTCACGAACGCTTCGTCGTGGAGAACAAGGACCGCTTCTACGAGGGCCGCTGGTTCGCCGACGAGCTCGACAAGGCGATCGCCGCGCACAAGCTGGAGAAGCCCTCCCGCGCCGGCTACCGGACGTTGCCCGACTACCGCGACCGGCTTGGCGCGGTGGACTGGACATTGCCCCGTCACCTGCACCCCGACGTCTTCGTCGCGGAGACCGCCCGCTGGTGGTTGTCGACCCGGCCCCGTCCGGACCGCCTGTTCATGCAGATCGGCCTGCCGGGACCGCACCCGCCCTACGACCCGACCCCCGACGAGGTCGCGCGTTACGAGGCGATGGAGGACCTGCCGCTGCCTGAGGTCACGGAGGACGAACTCGCGTCCCTGCCCGCCTACCTGAAGGAAAAGCGCCGCCACGATGTGGAGGTCGACCACGACGCCGTCGCGTGGAAGCTGGAGCCGACCGAGGCGGAGCTGCGCAGGTTGCGCGCGCATTACTACGCGAATGTCACGATGATCGACGACGAAGTCGGCAAGCTGATCGCGACCCTGGAGGAATCCGGCTACCTCGAGAATTCCGTGATCATCTTCATGTCCGACCACGGCGACGCATTGGGCGATCACGGGCTCAGCCAGAAGTGGTCGATGTATGAGCCGGTTACGAAGGTCCCCGCGATCGTCTGGGCGCCGGGCCGGTGCGCGCCGCGCCGGCTCGACGGTTTGTGCCAGCTGTTCGACTTCGGGCCGACGATCCTCGACCTTGCCGGAGCGAAGCAACCTGTGCCCTGCCATGCACAGAGCTTGCTGCGCGCCTTGAAGGGTGAGCCGTGGGAGGGCCGCGATTTCGTGGTCTGCGAACAGGCAGGCGACGTGTCGATGACCGGAGCTCGGCTGGTCAGCATGATCCGCGACGACCGCTGGAAAGCGGTGTTCATCGAAGGTGCGGAGGATGGACAGTTGTTCGACCTCGCTACCGATCCGGAGGAGAGGCGGAATCTCTGGTCCGATCCCGATCATGCCGAAGAGTTGCGCCGCCTCCGCGATGAGTTCGCGGCATGGCGTACCCGCACGATGCTGGAGGCGATGGACCTGTTCGCCGACGCCCGCTGA
- the dapE gene encoding succinyl-diaminopimelate desuccinylase, producing the protein MSDPQNPVDLTAALVRCPSVTPEEGGALGLLSDLLSDAGFDCTRVDRNGVANLYARWGAKGAERSFGFNGHTDVVPVGDVTDWSVDPFGAEVRDGVLWGRGAVDMKSGVAAFAAAAVDFVRETPPDGAVILAITGDEEGPSVDGTRALLEWMDEAGERMSVCLVGEPTCPDRMGEMIKIGRRGSMSAWFTVKGTQGHSAYPHRANNPLPPMVRLLDRLASMRLDEGTDHFDASTLAVVTVDTGNPTTNVIPATCRATVNIRFNDTHTGSSLTRLLQSEAEKVADAYGVTIEMDAKISGEAFLTPPGPLSDLVAAAVEAETGVTPELSTSGGTSDARFVKDHCPVVEFGLVGKTMHAVDERVPTDQIVTLKAVYRRILDSYFA; encoded by the coding sequence ATGTCGGACCCCCAGAACCCGGTCGATCTGACAGCCGCGCTCGTGCGCTGTCCCTCCGTGACACCGGAAGAGGGTGGCGCGCTCGGACTGCTGTCCGACCTGCTGTCGGACGCCGGTTTCGACTGCACTCGCGTGGACCGGAACGGTGTTGCGAACCTCTATGCCCGGTGGGGCGCGAAAGGGGCGGAGCGGTCCTTCGGCTTCAACGGTCACACCGATGTCGTGCCGGTCGGCGATGTGACCGACTGGTCCGTCGATCCCTTCGGGGCAGAGGTGCGGGACGGCGTTCTGTGGGGGCGCGGCGCGGTCGACATGAAGTCCGGCGTCGCCGCTTTCGCGGCCGCCGCCGTCGATTTCGTTCGCGAGACGCCGCCTGACGGCGCGGTGATCCTTGCCATCACCGGTGACGAGGAGGGGCCGTCGGTCGACGGCACCCGCGCGCTGCTCGAGTGGATGGACGAGGCGGGCGAGCGGATGAGCGTCTGCCTGGTGGGGGAGCCGACCTGCCCCGATCGCATGGGCGAGATGATCAAGATCGGGCGGCGCGGCTCGATGTCCGCTTGGTTCACGGTGAAGGGCACGCAGGGCCACTCCGCCTATCCGCACCGGGCCAACAACCCACTGCCGCCGATGGTGCGGTTGCTGGACCGGCTGGCGTCGATGCGACTGGACGAGGGGACCGACCATTTCGACGCGTCGACGCTGGCGGTGGTGACGGTCGACACCGGAAATCCGACGACGAACGTGATCCCGGCCACGTGCCGGGCCACCGTGAACATCCGCTTCAACGACACGCACACCGGCAGCAGCCTGACCCGTTTGTTGCAGTCCGAGGCCGAGAAAGTCGCCGACGCCTACGGCGTGACGATCGAGATGGACGCCAAGATTTCCGGTGAAGCTTTCCTGACACCGCCCGGCCCGCTGTCCGATCTCGTCGCGGCGGCCGTCGAGGCAGAGACCGGCGTCACGCCGGAACTGTCGACCAGCGGCGGAACGTCCGACGCGCGGTTCGTGAAGGATCACTGCCCGGTGGTGGAGTTCGGTCTCGTCGGAAAGACGATGCATGCCGTCGACGAGCGCGTGCCGACGGACCAGATCGTCACCTTGAAAGCCGTCTACCGGCGGATACTCGACAGCTACTTCGCCTGA
- a CDS encoding GlsB/YeaQ/YmgE family stress response membrane protein, whose amino-acid sequence MTGIGWLAAIIIGAIAGWLAEQFMKSHMGLLMNIILGIGGALILNAILMAIVGETLGGWLGQLIIGFIGACLLIWIGRMLRRST is encoded by the coding sequence ATGACAGGTATCGGCTGGCTTGCGGCCATTATCATCGGCGCCATCGCCGGGTGGCTCGCGGAACAGTTCATGAAGTCCCACATGGGCCTTCTCATGAACATCATCCTCGGCATCGGCGGCGCGCTGATCCTCAACGCCATTCTCATGGCCATCGTCGGCGAAACGCTCGGCGGCTGGCTCGGGCAGCTCATCATCGGCTTCATCGGTGCATGTCTGCTGATCTGGATCGGTCGAATGCTGCGACGCTCGACCTGA
- the dapD gene encoding 2,3,4,5-tetrahydropyridine-2,6-dicarboxylate N-succinyltransferase: MSNEQLETAIGSAWENRAEITPSTGGEVREAIEDTLNALDSGQLRVAEKRGDDWHVNQWAKKAVLLGFRIKDMEIQHGGPQGGGWWDKVDSKFAGWGENAWRAAGFRAVPNCVVRKSAYIAPGVVLMPSFVNLGAYVDEGTMVDTWATVGSCAQIGKGVHLSGGVGIGGVLEPMQAGPTIIEDNCFIGARSEVVEGVIVREGSVLGMGVYIGQSTKIVDRETGEVMYGEVPPYSVVVSGSMPSKNGVNLYCAVIVKRVDEKTRSKTGINELLRD, encoded by the coding sequence ATGTCCAACGAACAGCTCGAAACCGCCATCGGGTCCGCGTGGGAGAACCGCGCCGAAATCACTCCCTCCACTGGTGGTGAGGTGCGCGAAGCGATCGAGGACACGCTCAACGCGCTCGACAGCGGCCAGCTTCGCGTCGCGGAGAAGCGTGGCGACGACTGGCACGTGAACCAGTGGGCGAAGAAGGCTGTATTGCTCGGCTTCCGCATCAAGGACATGGAAATCCAGCACGGCGGTCCGCAGGGTGGCGGCTGGTGGGACAAGGTAGACAGCAAGTTCGCCGGCTGGGGCGAGAACGCCTGGCGTGCCGCCGGCTTCCGTGCCGTGCCGAACTGCGTCGTGCGCAAGTCCGCCTACATCGCGCCCGGCGTGGTGCTGATGCCGTCCTTCGTGAACCTCGGCGCCTATGTCGACGAGGGCACGATGGTCGACACCTGGGCAACGGTCGGCTCCTGTGCCCAGATCGGCAAGGGCGTACACCTGTCCGGCGGCGTCGGGATCGGCGGCGTGCTCGAACCGATGCAGGCCGGCCCGACGATCATCGAGGACAACTGCTTCATCGGCGCGCGCTCGGAAGTGGTCGAGGGGGTGATCGTGCGCGAGGGCTCCGTCCTCGGCATGGGAGTCTACATCGGCCAGTCCACCAAGATCGTCGACCGTGAGACGGGAGAGGTCATGTATGGCGAAGTGCCGCCCTATTCCGTGGTGGTCTCCGGCTCCATGCCGTCCAAGAACGGAGTGAACCTCTACTGCGCCGTGATCGTGAAGCGCGTGGACGAGAAAACCCGCTCCAAGACCGGGATCAACGAGCTGCTGCGCGACTGA
- a CDS encoding threonine/serine dehydratase, giving the protein MAQAPDSAQIGEAWDRIRPYIHRTPVIETTEAVPGVPLSLKLEHMQKSGSFKVRGAFNSLLSADVPEAGVVAASGGNHGAAVALAATRLDIPAKIFVPEMAGPSKIGVIQSTGADLTVVPGAYANALEAALEHEARTGAMQIHAYDGFRTVEGQGTAFAEWEDQGLDCDTVLVAVGGGGLISGAMSWFGDSRKIIAVEPETAPTLNAALEAGGPVDVEVSGIAANALGARRIGSICYDLASSRKIDSLLVPDDAIADAQVALWSGLRQWVEPAAAAALAAIMSGAYTPASGERLAVIVCGANPAPGPFG; this is encoded by the coding sequence ATGGCACAGGCACCGGACTCGGCGCAGATCGGCGAAGCTTGGGACCGCATCCGGCCCTACATCCACCGCACGCCCGTTATCGAGACGACTGAGGCCGTGCCGGGGGTGCCGCTTTCCCTGAAGCTGGAGCACATGCAGAAAAGCGGCTCCTTCAAGGTGCGCGGCGCGTTCAACTCCCTGCTGTCCGCCGATGTGCCGGAGGCCGGGGTCGTCGCGGCGTCAGGCGGCAACCACGGCGCCGCCGTCGCGCTGGCCGCGACGCGACTGGATATCCCCGCCAAAATCTTCGTGCCAGAGATGGCGGGCCCGTCGAAGATCGGCGTCATTCAGTCGACCGGCGCGGACCTGACCGTCGTGCCCGGTGCCTACGCCAACGCGCTCGAGGCCGCGCTGGAGCATGAGGCCAGGACCGGCGCGATGCAGATCCACGCCTACGATGGCTTCCGGACGGTGGAAGGGCAGGGCACCGCCTTCGCCGAGTGGGAAGATCAGGGCCTCGACTGCGATACGGTGCTGGTCGCCGTGGGCGGTGGCGGCCTGATCTCCGGCGCGATGTCGTGGTTCGGCGACAGCCGCAAGATCATCGCTGTCGAGCCCGAGACCGCGCCGACGCTCAACGCTGCGCTCGAGGCCGGCGGCCCCGTTGATGTCGAGGTCAGCGGCATCGCCGCGAATGCGCTGGGCGCGCGGCGGATCGGGTCGATCTGCTACGACCTCGCCTCCAGCCGGAAGATCGACAGCCTGCTGGTGCCGGACGACGCGATCGCGGACGCGCAGGTCGCACTCTGGAGCGGGCTGCGACAGTGGGTGGAACCCGCCGCCGCCGCCGCACTCGCTGCGATCATGTCCGGCGCCTACACGCCCGCCTCCGGCGAACGGCTCGCCGTCATCGTCTGTGGCGCGAACCCGGCGCCCGGTCCCTTCGGCTGA
- a CDS encoding LOG family protein, with protein MTDRRLGRPFRNSRQDRVAAEQKPSIPQTESPTYRLAFDDPDFMLREDLRPVRLQLELLKPELAMNEAGVESTVVLFGGARIPSPDKKDTARTETLANLSEHYAEARKFARIVTERSMKNGGTEEVIVTGGGPGVMEAGNRGAADAGGRSIGLNIVLPHEQHPNEYVSPELCFNFHYFAIRKMHFLMRACAICVFPGGFGTLDEMFEALTLIQTGRMQKVPFLLFGRDFWTTIVNWDALKEAGTISPADLDLFRFVETAEEALEAIDTWEGAGERRQVIPGRE; from the coding sequence ATGACCGACCGACGCCTCGGCCGACCCTTTCGCAACAGCCGCCAGGACCGCGTCGCGGCCGAACAGAAGCCGAGCATTCCGCAAACGGAATCGCCGACCTACCGGCTCGCCTTCGACGATCCCGACTTCATGCTGCGCGAGGATCTGCGCCCGGTCCGGCTGCAGCTGGAGCTTCTGAAGCCCGAACTCGCGATGAACGAAGCCGGCGTCGAAAGCACCGTCGTGCTGTTTGGTGGCGCGCGCATCCCCTCGCCCGACAAGAAGGACACCGCCCGGACCGAGACGCTGGCGAACCTGTCGGAACACTATGCCGAGGCCCGCAAGTTCGCCCGGATCGTGACCGAGCGGTCGATGAAGAACGGCGGCACGGAAGAAGTCATCGTCACCGGCGGCGGCCCCGGCGTGATGGAGGCCGGCAACCGGGGCGCGGCGGATGCCGGCGGGCGGTCCATCGGGCTCAACATCGTGCTGCCGCACGAGCAGCACCCGAACGAGTACGTCTCGCCCGAGCTGTGCTTCAACTTCCACTACTTCGCGATCCGCAAGATGCATTTCCTGATGCGCGCCTGCGCGATCTGCGTGTTTCCCGGTGGCTTCGGGACGCTCGACGAGATGTTCGAGGCGCTGACGCTGATCCAGACCGGCCGGATGCAGAAGGTGCCGTTCCTGCTGTTCGGACGCGACTTCTGGACGACCATCGTCAACTGGGACGCGCTGAAGGAGGCCGGCACGATCTCTCCCGCTGACCTCGACCTGTTCCGCTTCGTCGAGACCGCGGAAGAGGCGCTGGAGGCGATCGACACCTGGGAGGGCGCCGGCGAGCGTCGGCAGGTCATCCCGGGACGCGAATGA
- a CDS encoding gluconokinase produces the protein MMQRAVLVMGTAGSGKSTLGELLADGLGATFLEGDSFHPKENVDHMAKGLPLTDEMRWPWLDRLGSAAAEVRETGPVVLACSALKRVYRDRLRDNLPGLVTVYPEAPKELVAERMGNRKGHFMPLSLLDSQFATLEVPGGDEDVLVVSARQTPPEMADEVLARLLGS, from the coding sequence ATGATGCAGCGCGCCGTACTGGTCATGGGCACCGCCGGTTCCGGCAAGTCGACGCTTGGCGAACTGCTGGCCGACGGGCTGGGGGCGACGTTCCTGGAAGGGGACTCCTTTCATCCGAAAGAGAACGTGGATCACATGGCCAAGGGCCTGCCGCTGACGGACGAGATGCGCTGGCCGTGGCTCGACAGGCTCGGCAGTGCCGCGGCGGAGGTTCGCGAGACGGGCCCAGTGGTCCTGGCGTGCTCCGCGCTGAAGCGGGTCTACCGCGACCGGCTGCGCGACAACTTGCCGGGCTTGGTCACAGTCTATCCCGAGGCCCCGAAGGAACTGGTGGCGGAGCGCATGGGCAATCGTAAGGGGCACTTCATGCCGCTGTCTCTTCTCGACAGCCAGTTCGCCACGCTCGAGGTGCCCGGCGGTGACGAGGACGTGCTGGTGGTGTCCGCGCGGCAGACTCCGCCGGAGATGGCGGACGAGGTTCTGGCGAGACTGCTGGGCAGCTGA